The genome window GTGGTCACTATGATCATGGGAAAATTGCAACTTTGCAGCCTCTGCAAGCTGCAAGGAGGACAAAAGATCTGTCATATGTGATATAATATTTGGACCTTTATAGGCAAGTTCCTTTCACAAGAAGTCAATGTGATTCAGTCTCCAGCtcttttggttattttaatttgtagatgatatttgaaaattatgattttactaatttaaaattgtcCCTAATTGTCTTGCGGAATGACTTGCAACCATGCCAGTGGATTAAGCCCGGGAACAAGTGGCAAGGTTTTGGTTAATTCTGCACCAAGGCATGTCATAGAGACTTTGCCCAGGTGGCTCAGACATGGAGTTTGTAAAGGTATCCCTCAACCATCCTCTGGAGTATAAGAGTACCTCTAGTGTGCTATTCCATAGATGGTTTTCCTCCCTGTTCATTAACTGTTGCGAAAGAATCAGTTCTTAACCATCAATTTAGAATTCATTATTCATCACTTTAATGAAAATGACCTGGCATATTTCTATAGGCTGTACTAGTTACACCTCAAGTCTACATTATCAGGCTTTCGAGGCTCATTTTAGAAGCAAGCAAGTTCCATACAATCTCCATTTACTCACTAGTACTTGGTTACCCTTCACAAGCAACACTCGAACCACCCCAACGTTCTATTTCCTAATTCCCACAAGTCACTCTAGGTAATTGTTTCCGTGCTATTCCAAGTTCTCACTTTAAGCTTCCTATCTTTCTGCCAGCCACGACACTCCATGATCTAGAGTCTGCACCAGTCCTCTTTGCAAATCCTACACCAccctattttatttgttttggcaCAAACTCACTGCAAACCAAAAGGACCCCATacaaattttaaactcatttaatcatTATGCTTCTAAGGATTCTATTATTAATACTTAATACACCGTTCCCAATAAacttctaataaaaatattaaagaccAAAGAACAGTCAAAAGCCAAGCCATACAGTCTGATGGTCAATCCACACAAGATATGCAAGTTCTTAGGATgtatttaacacctttaaatAACTAACGACCCAGTATCAACCTAGCAATTGTTATGCGTGTTTAAGAAGATTAAGGTATAAGGTTAGAATCTCATATCAGACTTCATCACATGTACCAAAGACAAAAAGGGATTAATCAAGAGCAAGGTAGCCTAGTGAATATGTAACTTTGAATGCATAGCCATCATAAGATACCTTAAAAATACCTCTttgttattcaaaatttgaagctTAAACAGTTCCAAATGATTAAAAGTAGGTTCTTAGCATATAAGTAAAGTAAGGATTAAAAAATCCATACTAGTCTGATTTTGACAGAACATTTGCAGttcaaatattaataatcaCTATAATTACTGCACTTTAAGAGAACAAAATCTCTTAGATACAACAGATAAATTGAGCTTCCGACCATTCTACATGATATGAAGTACAAGTGGTCCGCATAAGATTCTCCTTAACTTTCATTTCAAGGGAAATAAGGCAGCGCCTTGAGAATAATAAGGTTACAATCTTATTATAGCATGTGTTTCTCTAGTTAGTCTCAtggtattatttttgtttctcaaGGTAAAGTCtgtttttttgtgtgtgttttccTAGGGTCTATTTGGTTCACTAACGTGTCGTTAATTAGAGTAGCTTTTGGTTGGAAGATAAACAGTTATTTGTTCAGGCTGCTCTTATAACATAGCACCACAAGCTAAGACCTTTAGAAGTGAAATTTCCAGCTTTTATCAGTTGATCAATTAAGTAATGATGACATAAATACCAAAAAGAGAAGGCAATGAAGCTGGCAGTACAGTGACAGAGTTTAATCATTCTTTGTTAtgtaattttaacaattcataATATTTGACCAAAACCATACAACCTTGAAGTAAtcattctttttactttttattttccatttgcACCCAGAAAATAGTTTCTTGTTTTCATGCACCTTAACTGCCATTAGGAACTCTATTGGATCAAGCACTCTTATGGCTATAAAAGGAAAACTGTTTATGCCACTAAGCATTAAACTTCAGTTTCAGAAAGTTAAGCCAACAACAAGCCTTTAATGAAAGATACAATACAAAAACCCAATCCAGAACTACTACACCATTGTTCAAACAACAAATAACCAACATCTCCAAAATTTACCAGCAGATATGCAATCAATCGAAATAAATAGACTCAACCAAAAAGAAAGAGTAAAGAATAGAAGGCTCATGCTCAGGCTACAATCCCACAAAAAGATGCAAATGATAAAAGCAAAGCTGACTTACATCTTTCTTGTCTAATGGTGTCAAAAAAGGATCTCTAACACTAAGACCAGCAACAATAGTCAACACAGGATCCAGGCAATTAAGAATAGCACCAAGGATGAGTATCTTCCCAAGTTTTGGCTCCACTGGAAGCATAGTCAAATAACGCCCTGTCAGTCATGTAAGTTGAACTAAATGAGGGTACAGTTACAAATAAATTACCAAAACTAAAGACCATTAATATGGAAAAGCAAAAATATGTGTTCACAAACCCAGCACAGTCAGATTTTCATTCTCATCCAAGGCCCCGATGACTTTTAAATATTCAATGGCATTTTGAACCTACGGTCaaagtttaataaataaaaacattattgGGAGGAACATAAGAGTACAGAACAGTCTACATTCATGCAAAGGTGGCAAATAAGACCTTCAATACTGACATAATCTGAAATTTATAAGGTGCAAAATGAAAGATTTTTGGTAAGGCATTGATATTACAATAAAAGTAAATCCAAGATATCAAATCGAGTACTACCGCCAGTAACTTTGGTGACTGCAATGCCCTTGATAGGAATTCAGATATACTTCCGAGTTTCAAACTTTTGATTTGCAGACAAAGAGACTGCAAAGGTGTTCTCAAAATTTCAGGTAATTGATATTCAGTGAAGGCATCATATACACATCGAGGATAGAGATGATAACACTCTCCAGGCTGCACTCGGCCAGCTCTTCCTCTTCTCTATATAGACATGCATGTACAAAACAATACATTAATCAACATAAAGGTAAATAATTGGCAAGCAGCAAGAGTGGCTTGTTTCATTTACGAGTTTCTTTCCAGTGAACATATAAAAAAAGGAGAGAAGAAGGAGAAATCAATGGAAACTGGCTGTCAAATGCATAAACCAAACCAACAAGCCTTGTCCCACATATTTGAGGCTGGTTACAAAAGGACGAGACatagaaatatttatattggTACACAAAACCGCCTTCAATCATTTACATTAACCATCATCCTCTCTTCAAGTCCTAATAGTTTCATATCATTATTTATCACATCGAACGATGTCCATTTTAGTGTCCCTCCAACCTTTTACCCTATGCAGTGTCGATTTGCTCTAAACTTCTAATAGGTGCATCCCTCAATCTTCATCTAATGACCAAACTATCACAAATGATTTTCTCAACGTATCCTCAATAAAAGCTATCCCAACTTGAAGacaaatatcatcattttcaactTCATTCTTTCTATTCTTACAACACATCCATCTTAGTATCAGCATCTTAGCTACACTCATCTTTTATATATGTTCATATTAATCCAACATTTTGTAGAATATAGCTAAGCCGAAGAACTTCCACTTCAAACTCAAAAGAATATTGCAATCAAGCAAAACTCCAATCTCACTTCTTCAAATAAGCTACCCAAGCTTTATTCTACGGTAAACATCTCCACCAATCTGCTTGTCTTTTTGAATTATCACCTCTTTGTACCTAAAGCACACTGCTAATGGTATCACTTGATCATCGAGCGTGATCACCCTCTTGATCATTATTCCTCCTTTTACTAAATGTTCACTCCACATACTCAATCTAAGTCCCTAAGTTTCTCATGTTTGTTCCACAACTCTAACATGGTATTAACCTCTTTTTTAGTCTTATTAACCAATACAATGTCACCAATAAATAAAACAGACCAAGGCGTTTCATCTTGAATGCCTCAGGTTATCTCATCCCTCCATATCTAATCTTTTCCTCACTCATCCAAACAACCCTACAGATAtctttctctccatcttttaaCTCCAACCTatcaaaaaatacttttatactCTCGCTCTAGCCTAACTTACAACTTTCTCAGCATATTTTTCTAGCTTGCATTACTCAATATTCTTTGTATCTCTACTTTTCAGTAAATTCTTATAGCAAACTCACTTGTTTTTAACAACTGCCAAATGCATGAGCAATAGAAATTATACAATTAGATCATCTATCTAATGAGCAGTTCTTCTGTAAGCAAAAGGTATAGAAATACCGTATATTCATACATATCTTAGTCTCATGTTACCAATAAAACTTGCATTAGATGCTTAGCATTCAAATTCAACACAGATAAGAAACAAAAGACTAAAACCCACAACGACAAGTCATTTCAAGAGTCAAGAAAGATGAACATGTTTGGCTAGAGGCAAACAACTCATTTTCTAGAAGATTCTTGAAACGATCATACAATCAAAGAGGAATCTTGTTAaggtgatgaaaatgaaaaaataaaatagctgAACTTGAATCAATAGCAACAAACACTAAAGAAAAAGTTCGCTATGGGCAAAAAGGCAATCAATGTTATTAATGCGAGCACCTAGGTGCTGCCTAGGCACTATGTCTTAGTGCTAGACAAAACAAGCACCTCAATGCCTTTCGGGTGAGGCATACTACGCCTATGCACACTTTTGTAAGGTGACGAgtgcaaaaaataaaactaacagAAGCTCTCTTTAGTTTCTTgtagcttttatttttttcattaatcaCACCTTTAATAGTGAAAAAGGGACAATAACAAACTCCTTGGTTTCTCAATGTTTGAATATTCAACAACAAATACGGGAACATAAGAACATCATGCGTATTGaacaacaaatgaaaaaaaaaaatgcatctTTTGTTGGATAAACTGGACCACACTAAACCCTGCCTCTTGAAGATTGAAGATTCGTGAGAGTTTAGAAGTCATACAAAAGACACATACAAGCCAACCAGAAACTCAATATTTAACTATTTCTCTCGTTCCACATGTTTCACATTTGACACAAAGATGCAGTATACAAAGCCAATCTTGTGCAACCTATTCGCATTCATGTCCTCtaagaaattgatttatttgacaaaatttatttcaattactCCTAGAAGAAAAAGATTCATCCCCTAAAAAGCACCTAGTGCAAATTATTAATAGCCCAGTAAAAGCattctcaacaaaaattaagaaacaaaCCTTCATATTAAAGGTCATAAAATGAACATTcaacaagaattaaattatattagacAACTTTTATGAAAGAGGGAAGACAAATTATTAACAGTCAGTTTTAACCTCAACAAAGATTAGAGATCATACATGCAATCAGATGGTAGCCTTACTTGTTGAGTAGAAACCTTGGAAACCCATGATGGTAGCAAACAAGGAGTGTTATTCAATGCGTCGTACGATGTCTCCTTGGCCTTTCCACaatcaagaacaaaaacaaCATCATTAATTGTTATGCTTGTCTCAGCAATATTAGTAGTTAATACTATTTTCCTCACTCCATCTTCAGGCTCTTCAAAAATTAACTTCTGCAAGAATCcagaaaaaaaacttatttagaaataaattatggATGGGAAGGAAGAATGGCAAAAAATGCTAGCCAGACACACCGTCTTAGAATATATGCTAAACAAAGAATGAAGATTACCTGCTCAGAACTCGCCATAGAACCATGGCAAGTAAGTAGCAAAACTCGACTAGGATCTCCAAGGACTGGATGAGCTTGCAGCTTATCCTTCAGAGAACTTATGTCATCCCACCCAGTCATAAAGACTAGAACTGCACCGGGCCTCTCATTCTCACAGATATAGGATAAAAGATATTCTATGAGATTAAAACCAATACAATCAGGATTCCAACATGACAAAGACTCCTGAATCTGAGGGCTGAAATCCTTAAAATCAGCTGCCCGGAGCGCATcctattatatattttcaaaataaagaaaaaaagaaaggaatcaTAGAGTGCAGTATTCCAAAAGCAGCAAAACGCAATGAATAAAAAACCAAACTGGATGTATCGGTGAGACCTACAGGTCACATGTCGAACcattaaatatatgattttaagtaattaatatatatggcCTTAATATGGCATTTAATACATACTAGATTTTGTCACACCCACATCATGGgtgaaagaaaaacttaaatattaaattatatttataaaagatttattcAACAATTAAATCATAGATAAAGTGGTAAGATACTTgtaaataaattcttttaagcTCAAGTTCGatcttttgatattttattttagatgttttatttaaacatttaatataaattactaaaagacaaaaacaccatcatattaatatttattacttctatttaattgtttttaagtaattttgctGACTGAGTTTGTTTCGAATTGACTCGTAACACCAATTCAGACAGACACATTATATATAAGCacattatataaaatcaataaaacaacCAGTTTTTAGTcccaaagaaaataatgaatcaGGTTTCTACCAGTTTAATCGAGTCCTTTACCAGTTAAACTGGTTTTTTATGGGTTGAACCAGTTTTCTATCAGTTCTCAACTCTTGGGTATTTTTATATGCACCAAATCGAACAGACCACCAGTTCCCAATTGAACCAATCAGACGAACCGGTACAGTTCGGTTTTTACAACATTAAAAAGAAGTTTGCATACCTCAACAGAAGAGACAATTTGGCTCTTCCTCTTTCTCGGGGCTTGCTTACTCATTTTCCACATTCTTTCTTGTCCATAATCATCAATTTGATTAGATGGAGTCAACCTATAACCTGTCATTTCCAAAATATTCTCCAAAAAATGTGTTCGAACTGGGTACGTAAAACCCTAAatagaacaagaaaaaaaaaatcagcaatacatttcaaattctGGATAACTCCACCAGAAAGCAAGTCAAATCTTGAAGAACTTAAGCAAGTGACATATATTCTGAATGCATGCTttgaaaattgacaaaaaaGAATATCAAAAGTCTAATTTAAACACGACAGAAAACTATGGAAAGCAAAAATCTCTCTTATCAGAAGAAACTAAAGGCCAAAAGAAAGATCAATTAGGAAAAGgccgaaaaagaaaaacatgacAACAACCTGCAAAATGGAGATGTGGGAGACAGGTGAAACATAGAAGATTTATGCCATCACTGTGAAAGTTTAGAATCAGAATATAAGGGAGAATTAAGGCCttaatatacattaaattagtttaaacatAACAAGGAACTAATCAAAAGCagacaaaacataaaaatggcATAAGGCCCAGCAGCTAATCAAACTAGCTAAAGATATCACGAGTAATTACCCATCTGTAGCAAAGGACGAAAGACAATAACCAATTATCTGAGTCAAAAGTGTTCCATTAATATCTTAAAGCACAAatgtaatgaaattaaaaatttatagataCTTACAAAGAAAGTTCTTCCACATTTCGATAAAAGTAGGAAggttaaaaaagaagaaaaaaatatatgacAACAATCTTATGTATACAAATTTCAACGTCGTTTAAATATCTTTCGTCATATCTCAACTAGCTCATTCATAAAAGCACTTCAATAAAAAGCCAGTAGACGGGCAAATGGATCCAAATAAATCTGCCGCTCGAAATGAAACTATAGGTGGAACTGAGTTTGCAACTTACTGGAATGTGGATTAAAGGTGCCCCATCAAAATACGAGGAGAAAAGCTCAGCATCCAAAGTTGCACTCATCAAAATCAGCTTTAATTCTGGGCGGCGAGGAAGGAGATCTTTAAGGACAATGAGTAGGAAATctgacattttaaatattatattagaaACATTTTTCACTGACTATAAAACTAAGACACCAATTTCACATATTACCTTCATTCATCCCTCGTTCATGAATCTCATCCACAATGACATGAGTTACACCTTTTAAATTTCTATCAACTAGTAGCCTTCTCAACAAAATGCCTGTTGTGCAAAAGAGAAGACGGGTATCCCTCCCTTTAATACCCTCAAGCCGTACTTTATATCCAACCTTCAAATAAAGCCAATAATGAGAAACATtacccaattttctttaaaaaaatgttttaacaaAGAATGTAACAGATTAGGCAAATGTCCTAGGCAGCTATTTCTTAGAAACTAACAGATTCACCCAATTTCTCTCCTCTTTCTGAAGCAACTCTTTCTGAAACAGATATAGCAGATATTCGCCTGGGTTGCGTACATATAATGCTACAAAAAGCTCCGCGCGCAGAATCTATCTCAGATTCTAAAATAAATTGGGGAATTTGTGTGGTCTTGCCACATCCTGTTTCACCTGAGATAATAACAACCTGCAAAACACATTTCTTTTTGTTACTACAaaacatataagaaaaatagaacatgTCTACATAACTGAAGTGGTGTTTCTTAACAAGTTGAGCCTGTATGAGTAGTGTTTCTTAATGAGTTGAGCCTGTATGAGTGACCCAGCTCATTTAACTAACAAAAGATAATATAGCCTCAAGGTCAATTCATTAGTTAAATAACAATCCAAGTAGTGTTTCTTAACGAGTTGAGCATGCATGAGTAGCCCAGCTCATTTCTGCTCCAATGGAACCCAATATGTTCATGAATACAACAATCTTTTACCACTAATTCCTGCAGAAGCAAGCAACTAAACTCAAAGAACTTCTAAAATTAACACACCTGATTCTGTAAAATGGCAGTCAATATGGTATCTTTCTCTTTATAAGCAGGAAGACTTTGACGGAATTCTAGCATTTCTCTTCCTTCAAGAGACTCCTACAAACATGAATGAAGTGGAAAACACAATCAAAATAGTTCAAACCAGCCAAGGCTATTCTAACCTTAGAAGGCCAAATCCAGCCAATTTCTTGTTAAGGCCTTAAATACCTTGTACAATTGTGGCAGATGACAATGAGGTATTGTTGACATAAAGAATAGAAAGAAATTCAGAcgacaaaagagaaaagataagGAAACAGAGGAGAGAAACAAGTAAAAAGATATTAGTGGACATTCGAATGTTACCTAGTTAGCTAAATTGCACCCATCATCAAAATTGAGGTTTTCACTGTACTGAAATAGAATAGTATATCAAGGAAAGATGGGGAACTTATTCCAATTTTGGGTAaacttaatgagtatatttagGTATTATGCCCAAAGAAGTACTTAATCAAAAAGGTGGTAATTGATTAAATCTATCACTCCAACTCTCCTTTTATCATATGATTATTTGAGCCCcttaactattatttacacccAATCAAGCCTTCTTAGAATGAGAAACTGCCACATGACCCACATGACCATAAAGAAACAATTATAAAGCAGATACCCGTccttgaataaaaaattaaatagtaaagaAACAATTTCCTCCCAACCAGTATATTGCAATTATTTTTTCTCCACCTCATCTGGCATGTGGCAGATTATATCACATAGTGGATTCATGTAACATAGCAGTTTTATAtttcaagcaagcttaattgGACATAAATAACAGATAAGGACTTAAATTGATTACAAAGGATAACGTCTCATGTGATAGATTCAATTTAAGTTCAagtcttttttatgttttagccAATAATAAAATAGCAGTGCagcagaacaatcatcaatattCTAATATAATGGGCAGATATGAGATGCTATATCTAGGCAATAGCAAATATCTATATGCACAATCATCAAGGTAAAATGAACCTGCCACGCTTGTTGCTGATCACGCAGCAGCGAACTTCTCCGCAGAAGAATTTTCTCCATAACAGCTGTGCCAGATGCTAATGGCTCTGGCTGCTCGAAAAGTCCTTCTTCAGTAACTATACTGCTATTACTGCTTGATCTTGAAAAACAATTATCCGAAAAGCTTTCCTTATTCCTAGACTTTTTAGAAAGGTACTCTCCAAGATAGGCATTGACTCTCTTcaacaaaccaaaatttaagCTCACCTGTCATCAAATACAAAAGGCCtcaatattatacatataagaGAACTGCGCTATCAAAGTCAACAAAAGGTACCCTAACAAGCACCACCAGAGAACATAATGGGTAGAAGGTATCGAAATACAAACACAACAATATGGTAACTTCCAAAAGCTAGGACAGCCTAAAGCTGGGATAAGTAACAAACCCAAAGATATACATACATAGCTAGGGTTTAAAATTGTGATCACAAATGTGAACGCATTTTCAGTCACGTCAC of Gossypium raimondii isolate GPD5lz chromosome 3, ASM2569854v1, whole genome shotgun sequence contains these proteins:
- the LOC105794788 gene encoding DExH-box ATP-dependent RNA helicase DExH5, mitochondrial isoform X1, translating into MPPSYSPHFLPFSSQFLTHTIKPSLFSPTMKDRPPSSYGAVYVPPHHRLISSPNNQDATKNSSAPAIHSKLRDHQNTPILNAKGTASPPSLPHLQQQQQQRQQQQGTYNNNNGSKNSNNQNAQYNSAYCLGISENVSDRQLDLSLQSGTFDEANIEEWKRKLAMLLHDDGKQEFVSREKKDRRDFEQIAALASRMGLYSHLYSKVAVFSKLPLPNYRFDLDDKRPQREVSLNFGLLKRVNAYLGEYLSKKSRNKESFSDNCFSRSSSNSSIVTEEGLFEQPEPLASGTAVMEKILLRRSSLLRDQQQAWQESLEGREMLEFRQSLPAYKEKDTILTAILQNQVVIISGETGCGKTTQIPQFILESEIDSARGAFCSIICTQPRRISAISVSERVASERGEKLGESVGYKVRLEGIKGRDTRLLFCTTGILLRRLLVDRNLKGVTHVIVDEIHERGMNEDFLLIVLKDLLPRRPELKLILMSATLDAELFSSYFDGAPLIHIPGFTYPVRTHFLENILEMTGYRLTPSNQIDDYGQERMWKMSKQAPRKRKSQIVSSVEDALRAADFKDFSPQIQESLSCWNPDCIGFNLIEYLLSYICENERPGAVLVFMTGWDDISSLKDKLQAHPVLGDPSRVLLLTCHGSMASSEQKLIFEEPEDGVRKIVLTTNIAETSITINDVVFVLDCGKAKETSYDALNNTPCLLPSWVSKVSTQQRRGRAGRVQPGECYHLYPRCVYDAFTEYQLPEILRTPLQSLCLQIKSLKLGSISEFLSRALQSPKLLAVQNAIEYLKVIGALDENENLTVLGRYLTMLPVEPKLGKILILGAILNCLDPVLTIVAGLSVRDPFLTPLDKKDLAEAAKLQFSHDHSDHLALVRAYEGWKEAEKDLAGYDYCWKNFLSAQSMKAIDSLREEFLSLLKDTGLIDGYATSCNGWSYDQHLIRAIICYGLYPGICSVVHNEKSFSLKTMEDGPVLLYSNSVNARESRIPYPWLVFNEKIKVNSVFLRDSTAVSDSVLLLFGGSISRGDVDGHLKMLGGYLEFFMQPAIAEKYLSLRREFDELIQNKLLNPQIVLHLHHELISAIRLLVSEDQCDGRFVFGRPDLKPSNMPVVPPQRSLISRTESGPGGDNSKSQLQTLVTRAGYAAPIYKTSQLENNQFQATVEFNGMQIIGQPCNNKKSAEKDAAAEALQWLMSGTRTGHEYINYMSMFLKKSKRDN
- the LOC105794788 gene encoding DExH-box ATP-dependent RNA helicase DExH5, mitochondrial isoform X2, coding for MPPSYSPHFLPFSSQFLTHTIKPSLFSPTMKDRPPSSYGAVYVPPHHRLISSPNNQDATKNSSAPAIHSKLRDHQNTPILNAKGTASPPSLPHLQQQQQQRQQQQGTYNNNNGSKNSNNQNAQYNSAYCLGISENVSDRQLDLSLQSGTFDEANIEEWKRKLAMLLHDDGKQEFVSREKKDRRDFEQIAALASRMGLYSHLYSKVAVFSKLPLPNYRFDLDDKRPQREVSLNFGLLKRVNAYLGEYLSKKSRNKESFSDNCFSRSSSNSSIVTEEGLFEQPEPLASGTAVMEKILLRRSSLLRDQQQAWQESLEGREMLEFRQSLPAYKEKDTILTAILQNQVVIISGETGCGKTTQIPQFILESEIDSARGAFCSIICTQPRRISAISVSERVASERGEKLGESVGYKVRLEGIKGRDTRLLFCTTGILLRRLLVDRNLKGVTHVIVDEIHERGMNEDFLLIVLKDLLPRRPELKLILMSATLDAELFSSYFDGAPLIHIPGFTYPVRTHFLENILEMTGYRLTPSNQIDDYGQERMWKMSKQAPRKRKSQIVSSVEDALRAADFKDFSPQIQESLSCWNPDCIGFNLIEYLLSYICENERPGAVLVFMTGWDDISSLKDKLQAHPVLGDPSRVLLLTCHGSMASSEQKLIFEEPEDGVRKIVLTTNIAETSITINDVVFVLDCGKAKETSYDALNNTPCLLPSWVSKVSTQQRRGRAGRVQPGECYHLYPRCVYDAFTEYQLPEILRTPLQSLCLQIKSLKLGSISEFLSRALQSPKLLAVQNAIEYLKVIGALDENENLTVLGRYLTMLPVEPKLGKILILGAILNCLDPVLTIVAGLSVRDPFLTPLDKKDLAEAAKLQFSHDHSDHLALVRAYEGWKEAEKDLAGYDYCWKNFLSAQSMKAIDSLREEFLSLLKDTGLIDGYATSCNGWSYDQHLIRAIICYGLYPGICSVVHNEKSFSLKTMEDGPVLLYSNSVNARESRIPYPWLVFNEKIKVNSVFLRDSTAVSDSVLLLFGGSISRGDVLLNPQIVLHLHHELISAIRLLVSEDQCDGRFVFGRPDLKPSNMPVVPPQRSLISRTESGPGGDNSKSQLQTLVTRAGYAAPIYKTSQLENNQFQATVEFNGMQIIGQPCNNKKSAEKDAAAEALQWLMSGTRTGHEYINYMSMFLKKSKRDN